The sequence below is a genomic window from Myxococcota bacterium.
CTCGTCGTTGATCAGCGTCGGATTCATCTCGGCCACTTCCGAGTTCGCTTCGATGACGAAGGCGCCTTCGACGTGGACGATCTTCGCGTGGTAACGGGAGATGCGCTTGCTCGTCAGCGTGATCTCGCAGCCCTCGCGGCCCAGCCGGGTATCGCCATCGTTGACCGAGAAGAGCTGCCCTTTCAGGGGGCCTTCCAGGCAGGCGAGGACACCGACCAGACTCTGGGACCCCATCTGCGGGACCTGGAAGTACTGAGTCGCCCCGCTGAGGTCTCCTCCCGCCGGGGCGGGAGCGGCCGGCGCCGGCGCCTGGGCAGGCGGCGGCGCGGGGGCGGC
It includes:
- a CDS encoding FHA domain-containing protein, with the protein product AAPAPPPAQAPAPAAPAPAGGDLSGATQYFQVPQMGSQSLVGVLACLEGPLKGQLFSVNDGDTRLGREGCEITLTSKRISRYHAKIVHVEGAFVIEANSEVAEMNPTLINDEPIDAEALSDGDLIRLGDCLFKFRTI